A region from the Cannabis sativa cultivar Pink pepper isolate KNU-18-1 chromosome 9, ASM2916894v1, whole genome shotgun sequence genome encodes:
- the LOC115723126 gene encoding transcription factor bHLH128, producing the protein MYTSNSSSSSQKPTGQPPTGLTRYGSAPGSLLATAMDSVIGPDREFNTLRSPLGGHYFSGDSSSTTSDSSCKVNSSLHRSHGLNEIAARIGSSSSSSSSSASVSASASPSSSLVRQRSSPAGFFSHLSNVVTDKNGFSVTRGSGGYGSQQGGTNCGPGVSRLKSQLSFTRQDCLSQISEVSENVIDGMSSENGHHNASHSFATSFGMDSWDNNTNSIVFSAPQSKRAKNMDGDLYNCLNVLDTQFSLPQTTLEMAAVEKLLHIPEDSVPCKIRAKRGCATHPRSIAERERRTRISGKLKKLQDLVPNMDKQTSYADMLDLAVQHIKGLQNQVKKLHTELENCTCGCKQNT; encoded by the exons ATGTACACCTCCAACTCATCTTCATCATCTCAGAAGCCAACCGGCCAGCCGCCAACCGGTCTTACCCGGTACGGTTCTGCTCCAGGTTCCCTACTAGCCACGGCGATGGACTCCGTTATTGGACCCGACCGCGAGTTCAACACGCTCAGATCGCCACTCGGCGGACACTACTTCTCGGGCGACTCCTCCTCCACTACCTCGGATTCCAGCTGCAAAGTCAACTCCTCTTTGCATAGATCGCATGGACTCAACGAGATAGCGGCCAggattggatcctcttcttcgTCGTCTTCCTCTTCAGCTTCAGTTTCAGCTTCGGCTTCTCCTTCTTCGTCTTTGGTACGCCAGAGGAGCTCCCCTGCTGGCTTCTTCAGCCATCTCAGTAACGTTGTTACTGATAAAAATG GTTTTTCTGTGACAAGGGGAAGTGGAGGTTATGGGTCTCAACAAGGTGGCACCAATTGTGGACCTGGAGTATCAAGGCTGAAGTCTCAGTTGAGCTTCACCAGACAAGATTGTCTTTCTCAAATTTCTGAAGTAAGTGAAAATGTGATTGATGGTATGAGCTCTGAAAATGGTCACCATAATGCAAGTCATTCTTTTGCCACTAGCTTTGGAATGGACTCCTGGGATAATAATACCAATTCAATTGTTTTCTCCGCTCCTCAAAGCAAACGAGCTAAGAATATGGATGGAGACTTGTATAACTGTCTCAATGTTCTGGATACCCAG TTTAGCCTTCCACAGACGACTCTAGAAATGGCAGCCGTGGAGAAATTACTTCACATCCCAGAAGATTCTGTCCCTTGCAAAATCCGTGCGAAGCGAGGCTGTGCAACTCATCCACGAAGCATTGCCGAAAgg GAGAGGAGAACTAGAATAAGTGGGAAACTGAAGAAACTTCAGGATCTTGTTCCAAACATGGATAAG CAAACAAGCTATGCAGACATGTTGGACTTGGCCGTTCAACATATCAAGGGTCTTCAAAACCAAGTCAAG AAGCTCCATACTGAACTTGAGAATTGCACTTGTGGTTGTAAACAAAATACATAA
- the LOC133031271 gene encoding uncharacterized mitochondrial protein AtMg00810-like: MQLPPSFEEQGPNMVCKLHKAIYGLKQAPRAWLDKLRNSLLHCGFHNDILITGSDSTEISSLIVQLNNQFALKDLRNINYFLGIQVTTTDHGLHLSQTKYITDILYKAKLECANSLPTPMTGGEKLSCIGSDPVKNPQQYRSLVGALQYATLTRPEITFAVNKVCQFMHCPLESHWKTVKRILRYLKGTLDYGLDMSRPTSLDLVGFCDADWASDIDDRRSTTSFCVYLGSNLIYWSSKKQHTVSRSSTETEYRSMESLTAEITWIQSLLGDNLSTVLMSANPILHARTKHIELDLYFVREKVLAKDLTVKHTLAYDQTADIPTKALSNAQFLLLRDKLRIVSLSTLSLRGDVKSIE; this comes from the exons ATGCAACTGCCCCCAAGCTTTGAGGAACAAGGTCCAAATATGGTGTGCAAATTACATAAAGCCATTTATGGCTTGAAGCAGGCCCCCCGTGCCTGGTTAGACAAATTAAGGAACTCACTCTTGCATTGTGGCTTTCACA atgacattttaaTCACTGGGAGTGATTCAACTGAGATTTCATCACTGATTGTCCAGCTAAATAATCAATTTGCTCTCAAGGACCTCAGGAACATTAACTACTTCCTAGGAATTCAAGTAACAACAACTGATCATGGACTGCACCTTTCACAAACGAAATACATCACAGACATTCTTTACAAAGCCAAACTAGAGTGTGCCAACAGCCTTCCAACTCCCATGACAGGTGGGGAAAAACTATCTTGCATTGGCAGTGACCCTGTCAAAAATCCTCAGCAGTACAGGAGCTTAGTTGGTGCTCTTCAATACGCAACCTTAACCAGACCCGAAATTACTTTTGCAGTAAACAAAGTTTGCCAATTCATGCACTGTCCACTTGAATCTCACTGGAAAACAGTAAAACGAATTCTAAGATATCTAAAAGGCACCCTTGATTATGGTCTTGACATGTCTCGACCTACATCTCTAGACCTGGTTGGCTtttgtgatgcagattgggcatcTGACATTGATGACAGACGCTCTACCACTAGCTTCTGTGTCTACCTAGGTTCCAATCTCATCTACTGGTCCTCAAAGAAGCAACATACAGTGTCCCGTTCCAGCACAGAGACCGAATATAGAAGCATGGAAAGCCTCACTGCAGAAATAACTTGGATACAAAGCTTACTTGGTGACAACCTTAGCACGGTGCTAATGTCTGCCAATCCCATTCTACACGCAAGAACTAAACATATAGAACTCGACCTATATTTTGTAAGAGAAAAGGTTCTTGCTAAAGATTTGACTGTCAAGCACACCCTTGCCTATGATCAAACTGCAGACATTCCAACTAAGGCTCTCTCCAACGCTCAGTTTCTTCTACTCAGAGACAAACTTAGGATTGTATCTCTATCCACCCTAAgtttgaggggggatgttaAGAGTATAGAATAA